Proteins from a genomic interval of Clostridium scatologenes:
- a CDS encoding GntR family transcriptional regulator, which translates to MKYKYEEVEKNIIDWIVTGKYKTHEKIPTESELMQMFNVSRHTIRKAIGDLVSTQYLYRKQGSGIYISDWTENRENLKNTKNVAVLTTHISNYIFPNIINGMEDVLYSQTYSLLLSSTNNNVMFEDINLKNLLAHKIDGLILEPTKSAYQSPNIAYLNNIISKNIPVVTINASYPEINVPSLRTDDFKGGKLATNYLISLGHKTLMGIFKVDDLQGINRMNGFIAECQENNISPYSGQILTYLSEEINSSLPSKIEYTLRSEKKPTGIFCYNDEIAYIVLTIANKLNIKIPEELSIIGFDDSQLSVIVHPTLTSITHPKEQMGRDAANLIIKLINNNNHFDANDSILYDPQLIIRESTSPMK; encoded by the coding sequence ATGAAATACAAATATGAAGAAGTAGAAAAAAATATTATTGACTGGATCGTCACAGGTAAATATAAAACACATGAAAAAATACCTACTGAATCAGAACTTATGCAAATGTTCAATGTCAGTAGACATACAATAAGAAAAGCTATAGGCGATCTTGTGTCAACACAATATTTATATAGAAAACAAGGAAGTGGCATATACATTTCCGATTGGACAGAAAACAGAGAAAATCTTAAAAACACTAAAAATGTGGCTGTATTAACTACTCACATATCTAATTACATTTTTCCTAATATAATTAATGGTATGGAGGATGTTCTTTATTCTCAAACTTATTCTCTTTTGCTGTCTTCCACTAATAACAATGTTATGTTTGAAGACATAAACTTAAAAAATTTATTAGCACATAAAATAGATGGCCTTATTTTAGAGCCAACTAAAAGTGCATATCAAAGTCCAAATATTGCATACTTAAATAATATAATATCCAAAAATATACCCGTTGTAACAATAAACGCTTCTTATCCTGAAATTAATGTACCTAGTCTTCGAACAGATGATTTTAAAGGAGGTAAACTGGCAACAAATTACCTTATATCTTTAGGTCATAAGACGTTAATGGGTATTTTTAAAGTCGATGATTTACAAGGTATAAATAGGATGAATGGATTTATCGCAGAATGCCAAGAAAACAATATTTCACCATACTCAGGACAGATTTTGACTTATCTATCTGAAGAAATAAATTCATCATTACCTTCTAAGATTGAGTATACATTAAGATCTGAAAAGAAACCTACAGGAATTTTTTGTTACAATGATGAAATAGCTTATATAGTTTTAACTATTGCTAACAAACTAAACATCAAAATTCCTGAAGAGTTATCAATAATAGGGTTTGATGACTCACAGCTTTCAGTAATTGTACACCCAACTTTAACTTCTATAACTCATCCTAAAGAACAGATGGGTAGAGATGCTGCTAATTTGATTATTAAACTAATCAATAACAATAATCATTTTGATGCTAATGATTCCATTCTTTATGATCCTCAACTTATCATTAGAGAATCAACTTCTCCAATGAAATAA
- the surE gene encoding 5'/3'-nucleotidase SurE: protein MKLLLTNDDGVNAKGIYTLAKKLEKNHEIIIVAPSVERSACSHSITMREPLIVKEVKLNGIKSKAYSVSGTPADCVKVAVNKIINGKVDMVLSGINNGVNAGIDVLYSGTVSAAIEAAIYKIPSMAVSSEIQDGNDNYEVAAEYASDLIEKIKNKYLMDDVVWNLNVPILNKEKIKGIKICKIGGRTYNSYFEEHTTNDGKSFQLRGELNNVQDIDTDVHFIKQGYVTLTPLHYDLTNFKILEEVRKLF from the coding sequence ATGAAGTTATTGTTGACTAATGATGATGGTGTTAATGCAAAGGGAATATATACTTTAGCCAAGAAGCTAGAGAAAAATCATGAGATAATTATTGTTGCACCAAGTGTTGAAAGAAGTGCTTGTAGTCATTCTATAACTATGAGAGAACCATTAATTGTTAAGGAAGTTAAATTGAATGGTATAAAATCAAAGGCATATAGTGTCAGTGGTACACCAGCAGATTGTGTAAAAGTTGCAGTAAATAAAATTATAAATGGAAAAGTAGATATGGTTTTGTCTGGAATAAATAATGGTGTAAATGCAGGAATAGATGTACTTTATTCAGGGACAGTTTCCGCTGCTATTGAGGCTGCTATTTACAAAATACCATCTATGGCTGTTTCTTCAGAAATTCAAGACGGAAATGATAACTATGAAGTTGCAGCAGAATATGCATCAGATTTAATAGAAAAAATTAAAAACAAATATCTTATGGATGATGTTGTATGGAATTTGAATGTTCCTATATTAAATAAAGAAAAAATTAAAGGAATAAAAATATGTAAAATAGGAGGAAGAACTTACAATAGTTATTTCGAAGAACATACTACAAATGATGGTAAGAGCTTTCAATTAAGAGGGGAATTAAATAATGTTCAAGATATAGATACAGATGTACATTTTATAAAACAAGGATATGTTACATTGACACCTCTTCATTATGATTTGACAAATTTTAAAATATTAGAGGAAGTTAGAAAGTTATTTTAA
- the addB gene encoding helicase-exonuclease AddAB subunit AddB translates to MSLRFIYGRAGSGKSHFCLNDIKKKINEGADNPLILLVPEQFSFQAEKNLIKIIGEAGMLKAQVLSFRRMAYKVLNEVGGLTRKHINASGKSMLIYKIMEENSSKLKVFKKSVKRQGFITTVSDIITEFKRYDITLENLNSTLDRIENENLRNKMEDLILIFSQFEERLHKKYVDSEDDLTILAEKMSKSHMFDEAEIWIDEFSSFTPQEYKVLDRLMDKTKRINITLCTDYLDCSLVDNSTDVFLPTKSTEEKILKIVLEKNIKYDKPIALKCSPCYRFKDTKELQHLEKYLFSYPYKVYKEKCEDISIFKALNKYTEVEDTARDIVRMCRDSGFRFKDIAVISGDLDGYESLFSAIFKEYDIPYFIDKKRKINDNPIIMLIMSVVEILSQNWSYESVFRYLKTGLLELNKEDIDLVENYVLSSGIKGSAWVKEEPWDFGLSYSFEKKETSDYEKETLNNINLIRDKIREPIIKLYQDIKGRKKGRDICEGIYNFLCNIKLDEKVAAWIEYFKENEELDKANEYSQIWNIVMEVLDQIVEVMGEETLSVGTFSQVLSKGFDEYEIGVIPPALDQVLIGSVTRLKSHDVSVLYIVGVNDGVFPAALAQEGVLTDSDRELLKERGIEIAKDTRSRAFEEQFLVYTTLTTVSKYLRLSYSIADEVGKTKRPSIVIGRIKKIFSNVEEEGNLIEISDDEEKLKYVTGPRSTFNKLISNIKKDSNGYITPMWLDVYRWYNKNDKWNRKLENVFNGFSYSNEAEIMDTNRVRKLYGRHLNISVSRLERFVNCPFSYFIQYGLNAKERKVYKLSSPDLGSFMHNVLQVFSSKLKEEKLSWKEIDSEWCEKEVSEIVDEILESMPSSVFNSSKRYKHITNNAKRILNRSVWLIAEHMKRGGFEPSGYELSFGNSGDFPPISLQLHSGETISLIGRVDRVDSMSSEENTYLRIVDYKSGTKEFKLSDVYYGLQMQLLIYLDAMLTELEKEMNKEAIPGGILYFKLDDPIVKTKGDITDSEIEERIMKALKMNGLLLDDPDIIRGMDNEIEKNSDIIPASIKKDGTLSKAYSSVATIEQFNLLRKYVRDTIASLCEQILEGNICVKPSKHKNGNACEYCIYPSICQFDTSLEENKYKIINDKSDETVWNEIKNKYKK, encoded by the coding sequence ATGAGTTTGAGATTTATATATGGAAGAGCAGGCAGCGGTAAAAGTCATTTTTGCTTAAATGATATTAAAAAGAAGATAAATGAAGGAGCAGATAATCCTTTAATTCTTTTAGTTCCTGAACAGTTCTCATTTCAAGCAGAAAAAAATCTTATAAAAATTATTGGAGAAGCTGGAATGCTTAAAGCACAAGTTTTAAGTTTTAGAAGGATGGCGTATAAAGTATTAAACGAAGTAGGTGGACTTACAAGAAAGCATATTAATGCTTCAGGAAAGAGTATGCTTATTTATAAGATAATGGAGGAAAATAGTAGTAAGCTTAAGGTTTTTAAAAAGTCAGTAAAAAGGCAAGGGTTTATCACTACGGTTTCTGATATTATAACAGAATTTAAGAGATATGATATTACCCTGGAAAATTTGAATAGTACTTTAGATAGAATAGAAAATGAAAATTTAAGAAATAAAATGGAAGATTTAATATTAATCTTTTCACAATTTGAAGAAAGGCTTCATAAAAAATATGTTGATTCAGAAGATGATTTAACTATTTTGGCAGAAAAGATGTCAAAATCACATATGTTTGATGAGGCAGAAATATGGATAGATGAATTTTCAAGTTTCACTCCTCAAGAATATAAAGTTTTAGATAGACTTATGGATAAGACCAAAAGAATTAACATAACTTTATGTACAGATTATTTAGACTGCAGCTTAGTTGATAATAGTACAGATGTATTTTTACCAACTAAAAGTACAGAAGAAAAAATTTTGAAAATTGTTTTAGAAAAAAATATAAAATATGATAAACCAATTGCATTAAAATGTAGTCCTTGTTATAGATTTAAAGACACTAAAGAACTTCAACATTTAGAAAAATACTTATTTTCTTATCCATATAAGGTTTATAAAGAAAAATGTGAAGACATAAGTATTTTTAAAGCATTAAATAAATATACAGAAGTAGAAGATACTGCTAGGGATATAGTTAGAATGTGTAGAGATAGCGGATTTAGGTTTAAAGATATTGCAGTAATAAGTGGAGATCTTGATGGATATGAAAGTCTGTTTAGTGCAATTTTTAAAGAATATGATATACCTTATTTCATAGATAAAAAAAGAAAAATAAATGATAATCCTATTATAATGCTAATAATGTCTGTAGTAGAGATATTATCACAAAATTGGAGTTATGAATCTGTATTTAGGTATTTAAAAACAGGACTTTTGGAGTTAAATAAGGAGGATATAGATTTAGTAGAAAATTATGTGCTTAGCAGTGGTATAAAAGGAAGTGCTTGGGTTAAAGAAGAACCTTGGGATTTTGGTTTAAGCTATAGTTTTGAAAAAAAAGAAACATCAGATTATGAAAAGGAAACTCTGAATAATATAAATTTAATTAGAGATAAAATAAGAGAGCCTATTATTAAACTATATCAAGATATAAAAGGAAGAAAAAAAGGAAGAGATATATGTGAAGGAATTTATAATTTTTTATGTAATATAAAATTAGATGAAAAGGTAGCTGCATGGATAGAATATTTTAAGGAAAATGAAGAATTAGATAAAGCTAATGAGTATAGTCAGATATGGAATATAGTAATGGAGGTTTTAGATCAAATAGTAGAAGTAATGGGGGAAGAAACGTTATCTGTTGGAACCTTTTCACAGGTTTTATCCAAAGGTTTTGATGAATATGAAATAGGGGTAATTCCACCAGCTTTAGATCAAGTTTTAATTGGCAGTGTTACGAGACTTAAAAGTCATGATGTATCTGTATTATATATTGTTGGAGTTAATGACGGAGTTTTTCCAGCTGCACTAGCGCAAGAAGGAGTATTAACAGATAGCGATAGAGAACTTTTAAAGGAAAGAGGAATAGAAATTGCAAAGGATACTAGAAGTAGAGCTTTTGAAGAACAATTTTTAGTGTATACTACCTTAACAACTGTAAGTAAATATTTAAGACTAAGCTATTCTATAGCAGATGAAGTTGGAAAAACAAAACGACCTTCTATAGTGATAGGTAGAATTAAAAAGATATTTAGCAATGTAGAGGAAGAAGGTAATTTAATAGAGATATCAGATGATGAGGAAAAATTAAAGTATGTAACAGGACCAAGATCAACCTTTAATAAGCTTATATCAAATATTAAGAAAGATTCTAATGGATATATAACACCTATGTGGTTAGATGTGTATAGATGGTACAATAAAAATGATAAATGGAATAGAAAACTTGAAAATGTATTTAATGGTTTTTCATATAGTAATGAAGCAGAAATCATGGATACAAATAGAGTAAGAAAACTTTATGGAAGGCATTTAAATATAAGTGTGTCTAGACTTGAAAGGTTTGTAAATTGTCCATTTTCTTATTTTATACAATATGGACTTAATGCAAAGGAAAGAAAAGTATATAAATTAAGTTCACCAGATTTGGGAAGCTTTATGCATAATGTACTTCAAGTATTTTCAAGTAAACTTAAGGAAGAAAAGTTAAGTTGGAAGGAAATTGATAGTGAATGGTGTGAGAAAGAAGTTTCTGAAATAGTGGATGAAATTTTAGAAAGTATGCCTAGTTCTGTATTTAATAGTTCTAAAAGATATAAGCATATAACTAATAATGCAAAAAGAATTCTTAATAGATCAGTGTGGCTTATAGCTGAGCATATGAAAAGGGGAGGCTTTGAACCTTCTGGGTATGAACTATCATTTGGTAATTCAGGAGATTTTCCACCTATTTCCCTACAGCTTCATTCTGGTGAAACTATAAGTCTTATAGGAAGAGTTGACAGAGTAGATAGTATGAGTAGTGAGGAGAATACTTATTTAAGAATAGTAGATTATAAATCTGGAACAAAGGAATTTAAGCTTTCAGATGTATATTATGGTTTACAAATGCAGCTTTTAATATATTTAGATGCTATGCTCACGGAACTTGAAAAAGAAATGAATAAAGAGGCTATTCCGGGAGGAATTCTTTATTTTAAATTAGATGATCCAATAGTAAAGACAAAAGGAGATATTACTGATTCAGAAATAGAAGAGAGAATAATGAAAGCCTTAAAAATGAATGGATTATTATTAGATGACCCTGATATTATAAGAGGAATGGATAATGAAATAGAAAAAAATTCTGATATAATACCAGCTTCTATAAAGAAGGATGGTACTTTGTCTAAAGCGTATTCTTCAGTTGCCACAATAGAGCAATTTAATCTTTTAAGAAAATATGTAAGGGATACTATAGCTTCTTTGTGTGAGCAAATATTGGAAGGTAATATATGTGTGAAGCCTAGTAAACATAAGAATGGAAATGCTTGTGAATACTGTATTTATCCATCTATATGTCAATTTGATACATCTTTAGAAGAAAACAAGTATAAGATAATAAATGATAAGAGTGATGAAACTGTTTGGAATGAAATAAAAAATAAGTATAAAAAATAA
- a CDS encoding polysaccharide deacetylase family protein, giving the protein MNNHDETNEKRKTIRRNRIIAAICALVVVGAGFFAVNKMIGKKNVVVNAANGKKNSSESIANKRESQIPKDNKNESGENLAAGAYKPWSAKRTDGKKVAYLTFDDGPSPNTTKILEILNKNNIKATFFLIGKNAEHNPELVKQEIAQGNVVGNHTYSHQLNYKEGPQKFVEDLDKGNVVIKSIVGDKYDSKLIRFPGGSFGKKLEPFREAVTKAGYHYIDWNDETGDAEHSNVPVNTLLSNLKKYTNSDTVVILMHDAGAKATTVQALPQVIEYLKSKGYTFDTLK; this is encoded by the coding sequence ATGAATAATCATGATGAAACAAATGAAAAAAGAAAAACTATAAGGAGAAATAGGATAATTGCAGCAATTTGTGCTTTAGTTGTTGTGGGGGCTGGCTTTTTTGCAGTAAATAAAATGATAGGTAAAAAAAATGTAGTTGTAAATGCAGCAAATGGAAAAAAGAATTCTAGTGAAAGCATCGCAAATAAGAGAGAAAGTCAGATTCCTAAAGATAATAAAAATGAATCAGGTGAAAATTTAGCTGCTGGAGCATATAAACCTTGGTCAGCAAAAAGAACTGATGGAAAAAAAGTGGCTTATTTAACTTTTGATGATGGTCCATCACCTAATACTACTAAAATATTAGAAATATTAAATAAAAATAATATAAAAGCTACTTTCTTTTTGATTGGCAAAAATGCTGAACACAATCCTGAACTTGTAAAACAGGAAATAGCTCAAGGAAATGTAGTAGGAAATCATACCTATAGTCATCAATTGAATTATAAAGAAGGTCCACAAAAATTTGTAGAAGATTTGGACAAAGGTAATGTTGTGATTAAGTCCATAGTAGGTGATAAGTATGATTCAAAGCTTATAAGATTCCCAGGTGGATCGTTTGGAAAAAAATTAGAACCTTTTAGAGAAGCTGTTACAAAGGCTGGGTATCATTATATAGATTGGAATGATGAAACAGGAGATGCCGAACATAGCAATGTTCCAGTTAACACTTTACTTAGTAACCTTAAAAAATATACAAATTCAGATACTGTAGTAATTCTAATGCACGATGCTGGAGCTAAGGCTACAACAGTACAAGCTTTACCTCAGGTAATTGAATATTTAAAATCCAAGGGATATACTTTTGATACACTAAAATAG
- a CDS encoding ABC transporter ATP-binding protein — translation MKNKTLLRLFKYIGKYKLYMFAIIICAFASNLLMVIGPLLVGRGIDYIVGYGNVNSNYLLKLIYILAALYVISAVFSWIFSMIANVIAFHTVQDIRKEAFDKISILPLSYFDNNAHGDIMSRLTNDIDAISDGVLQGITQFYPGIVTILSSLVLMVILSPKITLVILLMTPFCFFIASFITTRSNKMFKEQQRTVGELNGYIEEIIGNQKVVKAFGYEKSSQETFKEINERLYKCGRFAQLYSSLTNPSTRFVNNITYILVGVVGGICSVVGGLSIGKISSFLTYSTQFSQPINNITSVTTQLQAAVAAAERVFSILDEIPETSEVKNSYVLKECYGDINFTDVCFSYRKDVSLIKNLNINIKSGSTVAIVGPTGAGKTTMVNLLMRFYDIDSGKIFVDKRNIGEITRNSLRGAFGMVLQDTWLFAGTVRENISYGKPKATIKEIEKAAKAAHIHNFIKSLPKGYDTIITEGGENLSQGQKQFLTIARVMMIDPPMLILDEATSNIDTRTELSIQKAFLSMMNGRTSFIIAHRLSTIRDADLILVMNNGEIIENGNHKELIKKGGFYANLYNSQFQVTN, via the coding sequence ATGAAGAACAAGACATTGTTGAGGCTGTTTAAATATATAGGAAAGTATAAGTTGTATATGTTTGCTATTATAATTTGTGCATTTGCAAGTAATTTATTAATGGTGATAGGTCCTTTATTGGTAGGAAGAGGGATAGATTATATTGTAGGTTATGGAAACGTAAATTCTAATTATCTATTAAAGTTAATATATATATTAGCAGCACTTTATGTAATTAGTGCAGTATTTTCATGGATTTTTTCAATGATAGCAAATGTTATAGCGTTCCATACAGTGCAGGATATAAGAAAAGAAGCTTTTGATAAAATAAGTATACTTCCTTTAAGTTATTTTGATAATAATGCACATGGAGATATTATGAGTAGGTTAACAAATGATATTGATGCTATATCTGATGGTGTGCTTCAAGGTATTACACAATTTTATCCAGGTATTGTTACTATACTATCTTCTTTAGTGCTAATGGTTATTTTGAGTCCAAAAATAACACTTGTCATTTTACTTATGACTCCATTTTGTTTTTTTATTGCATCTTTTATTACTACTAGATCTAATAAAATGTTTAAGGAACAGCAAAGAACTGTAGGAGAGTTAAATGGATATATAGAAGAAATAATAGGAAATCAAAAAGTTGTAAAAGCTTTTGGATATGAAAAAAGTTCTCAGGAAACTTTCAAAGAAATTAATGAGAGATTGTATAAGTGTGGACGTTTTGCACAATTATATTCATCACTAACAAATCCTTCAACTAGATTTGTTAATAATATTACATATATTTTAGTTGGTGTAGTTGGAGGAATATGTTCGGTAGTAGGTGGACTAAGTATAGGTAAAATATCAAGTTTTTTAACATATTCAACACAATTTTCACAGCCTATTAATAATATAACTAGTGTTACTACTCAACTTCAAGCTGCAGTTGCAGCTGCTGAAAGAGTGTTTTCCATTTTAGATGAAATACCAGAAACATCAGAGGTAAAGAATTCATATGTACTAAAAGAATGCTATGGAGATATAAATTTTACAGATGTATGTTTTTCTTATAGAAAAGATGTTTCACTAATTAAAAATTTAAATATAAATATAAAATCAGGTAGTACAGTAGCTATTGTAGGACCTACTGGTGCAGGTAAAACAACTATGGTAAATTTATTAATGAGGTTTTATGATATAGATAGTGGAAAAATTTTCGTTGATAAAAGAAATATAGGAGAAATAACACGTAATAGTCTTCGTGGTGCATTTGGTATGGTACTTCAAGACACATGGCTTTTTGCAGGTACTGTTAGAGAAAATATAAGTTATGGGAAACCTAAAGCAACTATTAAGGAAATAGAAAAAGCTGCAAAAGCCGCTCATATTCATAATTTTATTAAAAGTTTACCTAAAGGATATGATACTATTATTACTGAAGGTGGTGAAAATCTTTCTCAAGGACAAAAACAGTTTTTAACCATAGCTAGAGTAATGATGATAGATCCTCCAATGCTTATATTGGATGAAGCGACTAGTAATATTGATACTAGGACTGAGTTAAGTATACAAAAAGCCTTTTTATCCATGATGAATGGTCGTACAAGCTTTATAATAGCACATAGACTTTCAACTATTCGTGATGCCGATTTAATTTTAGTTATGAATAATGGAGAAATTATTGAAAATGGTAATCACAAAGAACTCATCAAAAAAGGAGGTTTTTACGCAAATCTTTATAATAGTCAATTTCAAGTTACTAATTAA
- a CDS encoding ABC transporter ATP-binding protein, with protein MLKLLHFLKPYKKQVILGPIFKLLEAIFELLIPTIMVVLIDNGIKNNDISYILKIGGIMGGMAILGVISSFTCQYYASIVSQGFGTRLRNALFEKIGTFSHNELDSFGTSSLINRITNDVNQLQVSVAMVIRLAIRVPFLCIGGVIMAMFLDIKLSTIMFLALPLFAFVLYLIMSKSIPLYKLVQKKLDKLALILRENLSGIRIIRAFARVDYEKKRFENSNEDFANTAIKVGKISALMNPMTNIIMNFSVIAILWFGGMRVNVGAMTQGQIIAYINYNTLVLSALIVVANLVVIFTKAVASAVRVNEILETPTTIADNSNFKNYTALNEDDNIIKFRNVSFAYNNSKEYAIKNISFQVKRGQTVGVIGGTGSGKTTLINLIPRFYDVIKGSIMFNGIDVKHYMQNELRCKIGIVPQKSVLFSGTVAENIRWGLNDASYKEIKKAAEIAQASDFVEKLPKGYDTNISQGGVNFSGGQKQRLTIARALVRNPELLILDDSSSALDYVTDASLRKAIKDNKNNMTVIMVTQRVSTIKDADMIVVLDNGEMVGVGTHDELIKNNSIYREIYLSQLNKGGDDKNEEQDIVEAV; from the coding sequence TTGCTTAAGTTGTTGCATTTTTTAAAACCATATAAGAAGCAAGTTATATTAGGACCTATATTTAAATTATTAGAAGCTATTTTTGAACTTTTGATACCAACAATTATGGTAGTTCTTATTGACAATGGTATAAAAAATAATGATATTTCTTACATATTAAAAATAGGAGGAATAATGGGAGGTATGGCTATATTAGGTGTTATATCTTCTTTTACTTGTCAATATTATGCATCAATAGTTTCTCAAGGATTTGGGACTAGGCTCAGAAATGCTTTATTTGAAAAAATAGGAACATTTTCACACAATGAGCTTGATAGTTTTGGTACATCTTCTTTAATTAATCGTATAACAAATGATGTTAATCAACTTCAAGTATCAGTAGCAATGGTTATTAGATTGGCTATAAGAGTACCATTTCTGTGTATAGGAGGAGTTATAATGGCTATGTTTTTAGACATTAAACTTTCTACAATTATGTTTTTAGCATTGCCATTATTTGCGTTCGTTTTATATTTAATAATGAGCAAGTCAATTCCTCTATACAAATTAGTTCAAAAAAAGTTAGATAAATTAGCCTTGATTCTTAGAGAAAATCTTTCAGGAATTAGAATTATAAGAGCATTTGCTCGAGTAGATTATGAAAAGAAAAGATTTGAAAATTCAAATGAAGATTTTGCAAATACTGCAATTAAAGTTGGAAAAATTTCAGCATTGATGAATCCTATGACTAATATTATAATGAATTTTTCAGTTATTGCCATATTGTGGTTCGGAGGTATGCGTGTAAATGTAGGTGCAATGACTCAGGGGCAGATTATAGCTTATATAAATTATAATACATTGGTTTTGTCTGCATTAATTGTAGTAGCAAATCTTGTAGTTATATTTACAAAGGCTGTTGCTTCAGCAGTACGTGTAAATGAAATTTTGGAGACACCAACTACAATAGCTGATAATTCAAATTTTAAGAATTATACAGCTTTAAATGAAGATGATAACATAATTAAATTCAGAAATGTTTCTTTTGCATATAATAATTCTAAAGAATATGCTATAAAAAATATTTCTTTTCAAGTAAAACGTGGACAAACAGTTGGAGTAATAGGAGGAACAGGTTCAGGAAAAACAACGCTTATAAATTTGATTCCTCGTTTTTATGATGTAATTAAAGGAAGTATAATGTTTAATGGCATTGATGTTAAGCATTATATGCAAAATGAACTTCGATGTAAAATAGGAATTGTTCCTCAAAAATCAGTTCTATTTTCAGGTACTGTGGCGGAAAATATAAGATGGGGATTGAATGATGCTTCCTATAAAGAAATAAAAAAAGCTGCAGAAATTGCACAAGCTTCTGATTTTGTTGAAAAACTACCTAAAGGCTATGATACTAACATATCTCAAGGTGGAGTAAATTTTTCAGGAGGACAGAAACAAAGACTTACTATTGCAAGAGCTTTAGTGCGTAATCCTGAATTGTTAATATTAGATGATAGTTCTAGTGCTTTAGATTATGTTACAGATGCCTCACTAAGAAAGGCTATTAAGGATAATAAGAATAATATGACTGTTATAATGGTAACTCAGAGAGTAAGTACTATAAAGGATGCTGATATGATAGTTGTTTTAGATAATGGAGAAATGGTTGGAGTTGGAACACATGATGAGTTAATTAAAAATAATAGCATCTATAGAGAAATTTACCTTTCCCAATTAAATAAAGGGGGAGACGATAAAAATGAAGAACAAGACATTGTTGAGGCTGTTTAA